DNA from Gemmatimonadaceae bacterium:
AACCAGCGGGGCGGAAGGTCACCCAGCGCCTCATGCAGGGCGAGGTGAGCGAGCTCGTGCCGGAGAACCTGCCGCGGATCGCCCGCACTCGATGGCGCCGATCGACCCTGCATCACCACGCGCCGTTCGGCCGGGAAGGCAAACGCCGCCCCCCACTCCGGCGCGTGGTCACCGACCAGAGCGCGAAAACTCCGCTGGTCGGCCGCGATCTGGATGAGCACGGTCGCACTCGGCCGCGGCAATCCCGGAAACGTGTCCGTCGCCACCGCGCGCGCGGCCAGTGCGCTCGCGAGCAGGCTATCCTCGGGTTCGGCAACGATGGTGAAGCGCCCCCGATCGATGCGGACCCCCGTCGATTGCGCCCCGCCAACGTCGGCGAGGAGCCCCAGGATCAGCGCACCGGCTCGTGACCAGCGTCGACCTGCCGCAAGAGCTCGGCACAGCGCTCGGCCCATGGATTGAACTTGTTCGTCTGTGCCCCGTCGCGCCACGCGTCCCGGGCGGAGCCGCGGTCACCGGCAAACCAGAGCGCACGACCCAGCTCATACCAGGCCTCGACCAGATTGGGACCGAGTTTGATGCTCTTGCGGAAGAAGTTCTGGGCGTCGTCGTACATCTCGCGCTCGAGATACAGCAGGCCGAGGTAGTAGTGCGCGTACAGCGTGGCCTTGCGGTCGTTGTCGAGGCGGATGGCGCGAGACAGGTGCTCGATCGCTTCCCCGAAGATCCGCTTCTTGAGGCAGATGTAGCCCACGTTGATGCGGGCCAGCGAGTTGAGCGGCTCCTTCATGAGGACGCGCTGGAAGTGCAGCAGCGCGTCATCGTATTTCTCCTGCAGCATGAGCGCCCAGCCAAGGATCGACATGGCCTGCGGATCGTTAGGCGCGAGGGCGAGCGCCTTGTCGAGCGCGGCGACGGCGCCGGCGTGATCGCCCAGCGACAGGAGG
Protein-coding regions in this window:
- a CDS encoding tetratricopeptide repeat protein yields the protein MPEVLHAPLASEFASLADAIAAPGAAGRRDELKAGIITLYRGIDRELQALEQLKAQVKSLVEQWKLLDPSGTSDEGLGAPAPPAPSREDHLNASTFIEKGWSLLSLGDHAGAVAALDKALALAPNDPQAMSILGWALMLQEKYDDALLHFQRVLMKEPLNSLARINVGYICLKKRIFGEAIEHLSRAIRLDNDRKATLYAHYYLGLLYLEREMYDDAQNFFRKSIKLGPNLVEAWYELGRALWFAGDRGSARDAWRDGAQTNKFNPWAERCAELLRQVDAGHEPVR